From a single Silene latifolia isolate original U9 population chromosome 6, ASM4854445v1, whole genome shotgun sequence genomic region:
- the LOC141658563 gene encoding sucrose transport protein SUC2-like: MNSDEPEKHMSTETTSPIWKIISVASIAAGVQFGWALQLSLLTPYIQLLGVSHTMSSLIWLCGPISGILVQPIVGYTSDRSKCKFGRRKPFITMGTTLICLAVLLIGFAADLGHRFGDDVSKRTKPRAVALFVVGFWILDIANNMVQDPSRAFLADLSRHNHGKMRLANGFFSFFMAVGNILGYAAGSRPKLYKFLPFSKTDACDTYCANLKTCFLIQIAFLLLVVAVPLFIVAEPDVETLHDDGVPFFAQVKTSFKNLGKPMWLLFLVTAFNWIAWFPFLMFNTDWVGLEIYGGNPKGNPKELRLYDMGVRSGSLGLMLTAAVLGLMSICIDPLSKLLRGARRTWGLLNFVLAAALLCTLPLTKLAEKARRHTSSTSTPDTGIKLGTLALFAVTGIPQAATYSIPFALASMYSSDSGAGHGLSLGLMNLAICVPQVFVSLISGPWDNLFGGGNLPAFLLGAGSATISGILALTIIPPSSGNA; the protein is encoded by the exons ATGAACTCTGACGAGCCTGAGAAACACATGTCAACAGAAACTACATCACCGATATGGAAGATTATTTCGGTCGCATCAATAGCGGCCGGAGTACAATTTGGATGGGCACTACAATTATCGCTTTTGACACCCTACATACAACTTTTAGGTGTTAGTCATACAATGTCATCTTTAATATGGTTGTGTGGGCCGATATCAGGTATATTGGTCCAACCAATAGTGGGTTATACGAGTGATAGGTCCAAGTGCAAGTTTGGTAGACGAAAGCCTTTTATTACAATGGGTACCACATTGATTTGTTTAGCTGTGCTTTTAATTGGGTTTGCTGCGGATCTTGGGCATAGGTTTGGTGATGATGTTAGTAAAAGGACTAAGCCTAGAGCCGTGGCTCTTTTTGTTGTTGGGTTTTGGATTCTTGATATTGCCAATAACATGGTCCAG GATCCAAGTAGGGCATTTTTGGCAGATCTTTCAAGACACAACCACGGAAAAATGAGATTAGCGaatggattcttctcattttttaTGGCAGTAGGAAACATTCTTGGTTATGCCGCCGGATCGCGTCCCAAATTATACAAATTTCTTCCTTTCTCAAAAACAGATGCTTGTGACACATATTGTGCCAACCTTAAAACATGTTTTCTCATACAAATTGCCTTTCTTCTTTTAGTGGTTGCGGTTCCACTTTTTATCGTGGCCGAACCCGACGTCGAGACCCTTCATGACGATGGCGTTCCCTTCTTTGCACAAGTGAAGACTTCTTTTAAGAATCTTGGAAAACCAATGTGGCTTCTCTTCTTGGTTACTGCTTTCAATTGGATTGCTTGGTTTCCTTTTCTTATGTTTAATACTGATTGGGTCGGTCTTGAAATCTATGGCGGTAACCCTAAG GGTAACCCGAAAGAACTAAGGTTATATGACATGGGAGTAAGATCGGGATCATTAGGTCTAATGTTAACGGCAGCGGTATTAGGGCTAATGTCTATATGCATTGACCCATTGTCAAAATTGTTACGTGGTGCTAGAAGAACTTGGGGTCTTCTTAATTTTGTGCTAGCTGCAGCTTTGTTATGCACACTACCTTTAACCAAGTTAGCTGAGAAAGCCAGGAGACATACGTCTTCCACCTCAACACCTGATACCGGTATCAAATTGGGCACTTTGGCCCTTTTTGCTGTGACCGGGATTCCACAAGCG GCTACTTATAGCATTCCATTTGCATTGGCATCAATGTACTCATCTGACTCTGGAGCTGGTCATG GATTATCACTAGGACTCATGAATTTGGCAATTTGTGTACCGCAG GTGTTTGTGTCGTTAATTAGTGGACCATGGGATAACTTGTTTGGAGGCGGTAACTTACCAGCATTTTTACTAGGAGCTGGTTCAGCAACAATAAGTGGGATTTTAGCTCTTACCATAATTCCACCATCAAGTGGAAATGCATGA